One genomic region from Rosa rugosa chromosome 1, drRosRugo1.1, whole genome shotgun sequence encodes:
- the LOC133725583 gene encoding uncharacterized protein LOC133725583: MSDSGSHTRPSQVHRDESGATQTVDASRTGTTQMDHRERARASHQEWRQSMSSTQHQAYLARRRAHARGKRLAVENVSDHGQEAGPSNRNRLAPVHSDNESISSRVSSYSQNHDQDAARVRLTHIRQLARSTMSRPSNVVIQNSVPYEMPNVTMNNHDEDHNNNEHMMNNHEDQNNSTELENNQQDQRSSSVDPVRRTRRAVVNYNCARDFNEGWGVPFCRLPALRTCPYCNARLFHRETFNLCCSKGNIVLPLIPSPPEMIQLFSDQTDVGRKFRQNIRAYNNVFAFTSMGVHVDESINLQGRGIYTFRAQGSIYHKIGGLLPSEGARPRYLQAYIYDTEHELDNRLSESVVLDRALVEKIQQILNHYNPFIHQFRSLGQRQDLPNCRLIIREQPSNQRQYCLPSASQVAAIIVGGGDINPNGRDLIVQTISGRLWNVKDSVGYYDPMQYPLLLPYGTYGWDINSHDENGRPMSCCDYYAYMLQMRPGDENPLLRGGRLLQQYVVDNYVKIESQKLRWLRSNQDTIRKEFYQGLQDSFIAGENNAGNVGHRTILPSSFVGSPRDMYQRYQDAMALVQKYGRPDLFITMTCNPNWEEIKSELLPGQTSQDRPDLEVRVFRSKLEQLKEDIITKGVLGRVIAHAFVVEFQKRGLPHVHMLVMLDENDKLNNPEDYDRIVRAEIPDKDEEPQLYDLVLKHMIHGPCGTLNQQSSCMKNGRCNKSYPKSFANFTVQGNDAYPIYRRRASRLPVPLRRSRDTMVDNSWVVPYNPWLLLRYDCHINVEICGSIKSVKYLYKYVYKGPDRVAVQVQSDPEFDEIRQFVDARWVCAPEALWRIFKFVMNRIYPTVDRLQIHLPNMQQIIFDSDETIEDILADEHAQKSMLTEYFTMNRMDPDARRYLYREFPQYYRWDSKHKAWVKRRNNYKVIGRIYSVSPSEGEKFYLRVLLNHIRGPRSFRDLLTINGVLQPTFKEAAEKRGLLEDDNSIRQCLLEASAIRMPSALRRLFVTILVYSQPTGVRRLWDEFYPFMIEDYSSSSDIVDISVRNRLLRDLNRMLEQFNKTTREFDLPEMTSEPEDSLGMPRCIEDELSINIPQEDIDAIDYLNNDQMIAFNTIMAAVDGRESALFFLDGPGGTGKTYLYRALLAKLRRTNHIVLATASSGIAANLLPGGRTAHSRFKIPLNVDASSMCSISKQFALARLIQDSTAIIWDEAPMTHRHVFEALDQTFRDMMDVELPFGGKIMIFGGDFRQVLPVIPKGTKSELIQASINFYFVLAMGVNKSLTMK; this comes from the exons ATGTCTGACTCAGGTTCACATACTAGACCGAGTCAGGTTCACAGAGACGAATCAGGGGCAACCCAGACTGTGGATGCTTCAA GAACAGGCACGACACAAATGGATCATAGAGAGCGTGCACGTGCTAGCCATCAAGAATGGCGACAATCGATGAGTTCTACACAACATCAAGCCTATTTGGCACGGCGGCGAGCTCATGCTCGGGGAAAGCGACTAGCCGTGGAAAATGTAAGTGACCATGGACAAGAGGCGGGCCCAAGTAATAGGAATAGGCTAGCTCCAG TACACTCCGACAACGAGAGCATAAGTTCAAGAGTTTCATCATATTCCCAAAACCATGACCAAGATGCTGCAAGGGTGCGCTTGACCCACATAAGACAATTAGCCCGTTCGACTATGTCTCGACCGAGCAATGTGGTTATTCAGAATTCTGTGCCTTACG AGATGCCTAATGTCACAATGAATAATCACGATGAGGACCACAATAACAACGAGCATATGATGAATAATCATGAGGATCAGAACAACAGCACTGAGCTAGAGAATAATCAACAGGATCAGCGCAGCAGCAGTGTTGACCCAGTGCGCCGTACAAGGAGAGCAGTAGTAAATTACAACTGCGCTAGAGATTTTAATGAGGGATGGGGTGTCCCATTTTGTCGACTGCCTGCACTAAGAACATGTCCATACTGCAATGCACGGTTATTTCATCGAGAGACCTTCAATTTGTGTTGTTCGAAAGGAAATATTGTTCTGCCTCTAATACCCTCTCCGCCAGAGATGATCCAGCTCTTTTCTGACCAAACAGATGTGGGTAGAAAATTCAGACAAAATATCCGAGCCTATAATAATGTGTTTGCGTTCACTTCAATGGGTGTGCATGTTGATGAATCCATTAATCTTCAAGGTCGTGGAATTTATACTTTTCGTGCACAGGGTTCTATATATCATAAGATTGGTGGACTTTTACCAAGTGAAGGGGCGAGACCACGATATCTACAAGCTTACATATATGACACCGAGCATGAACTTGACAATCGATTGTCTGAAAGTGTAGTTTTAGACAGGGCATTGGTTGAAAAGATACAACAGATATTGAATCACTATAATCCATTTATCCATCAATTTCGAAGCCTCGGACAGCGCCAAGACTTGCCTAATTGCAGGCTTATCATAAGAGAGCAGCCTTCAAATCAACGTCAGTATTGTTTACCATCTGCATCACAAGTTGCTGCTATTATAGTAGGAGGGGGCGACATCAATCCGAATGGAAGAGATTTAATTGTCCAAACAATTAGTGGAAGACTCTGGAATGTTAAAGACTCGGTCGGATATTACGACCCCATGCAGTATCCTTTGTTATTACCTTATGGAACATATGGGTGGGATATTAATAGTCATGATGAGAATGGAAGACCTATGTCATGTTGCGACTATTATGCATATATGTTACAG ATGCGCCCAGGTGATGAAAATCCTCTACTTCGAGGCGGACGGCTCTTACAACAGTATGTTGTAGATAATTACGTGAAAATTGAATCACAAAAACTCAGATGGCTTCGCAGTAACCAAGATACAATTAGGAAAGAATTTTATCAAGGACTTCAAGACTCTTTTATTGCAGGGGAAAACAATGCAG GTAACGTCGGTCATAGGACAATTCTGCCATCATCATTTGTTGGAAGTCCACGTGATATGTACCAACGGTACCAAGATGCGATGGCTTTGGTTCAAAAGTATGGCAGACCAGATTTGTTTATCACTATGACGTGTAACCCGAATTGGGAAGAAATTAAAAGTGAGCTACTCCCTGGACAAACATCACAAGATCGTCCAGATTTAGAGGTCAGGGTATTTCGTTCAAAACTTGAGCAACTAAAAGAAGACATCATCACCAAAGGGGTATTGGGAAGAGTTATTGCTCATGCTTTCGTCGTTGAATTTCAGAAACGGGGCCTACCACATGTACACATGCTGGTCATGTTGGATGAAAATGATAAGCTTAATAACCCTGAAGATTATGACCGCATTGTTAGAGCAGAAATACCAGATAAAGATGAAGAGCCTCAACTTTATGATCTGGTGTTGAAACATATGATTCACGGTCCATGTGGAACCTTAAACCAACAGTCTTCATGTATGAAAAATGGGAGATGCAATAAAAGTTATCCAAAATCATTTGCAAATTTCACTGTGCAAGGAAACGATGCATATCCTATATATCGAAGACGAGCAAGTCGCTTACCAGTCCCTCTACGTAGATCTAGAGACACAATGGTGGATAATAGTTGGGTTGTTCCTTATAACCCGTGGTTGTTGCTACGGTATGATTGTCACATCAATGTTGAAATATGTGGGAGCATAAAGAGTGTCAAATACTTATATAAGTATGTCTACAAAGGTCCTGATAGAGTTGCAGTTCAAGTGCAATCTGACCCGGAGTTCGATGAAATAAGACAATTTGTCGATGCAAGGTGGGTTTGTGCACCAGAGGCTTTATGGAGGATATTTAAATTTGTAATGAACAGAATATATCCAACAGTCGACCGATTACAAATACATCTTCCAAACATGCAACAAATCATATTCGATTCAGATGAGACTATAGAAGACATTCTAGCAGATGAGCATGCACAAAAGTCTATGCTTACTGAATATTTCACCATGAACCGTATGGATCCGGACGCAAGGCGATATCTGTATCGAGAATTCCCTCAATACTATAGGTGGGATAGTAAGCACAAAGCTTGGGTGAAAAGAAGGAACAACTACAAGGTTATTGGGAGAATATACAGTGTTTCACCCTCCGAAGGTGAGAAATTTTACCTGCGTGTCCTTCTTAATCATATCAGAGGACCGAGATCATTTCGTGATTTGCTTACTATTAATGGGGTTCTGCAACCAACTTTTAAGGAAGCGGCAGAGAAACGAGGTTTGCTGGAAGATGATAACAGCATCAGACAATGTCTGTTAGAGGCCTCTGCAATTAGAATGCCATCAGCTTTGAGAAGATTATTCGTCACAATTTTGGTGTATAGTCAACCAACTGGTGTTCGAAGATTGTGGGACGAATTTTATCCTTTCATGATCGAAGATTATTCTTCTTCAAGTGATATTGTCGATATTTCTGTCAGAAACAGGCTACTTCGAGATCTAAACAGAATGCTAGAACAATTTAATAAGACCACTAGAGAATTTGATCTGCCCGAAATGACAAGTGAGCCAGAAGATAGTCTAGGAATGCCGAGATGTATTGAAGACgaactttctataaatatccCGCAAGAAGATATTGATGCAATTGACTACCTTAACAACGACCAAATGATCGCATTCAACACCATAATGGCCGCAGTTGACGGAAGAGAAAGTGCATTATTTTTTCTCGATGGTCCTGGAGGTACTGGGAAGACGTACTTATATCGTGCATTACTAGCAAAGTTGAGAAGAACGAATCATATAGTCTTAGCCACAGCATCATCTGGAATTGCTGCAAATTTATTGCCCGGCGGGAGGACAGCTCACTCTAGATTCAAGATTCCACTCAATGTAGATGCATCATCCATGTGTTCCATAAGTAAACAGTTTGCTCTAGCACGACTGATACAAGATTCCACTGCAATTATTTGGGATGAGGCACCTATGACACATCGACATGTGTTTGAAGCACTTGATCAAACATTTCGAGACATGATGGATGTCGAATTACCGTTTGGTGGAAAGATAATGATTTTTGGGGGAGATTTTCGTCAAGTTCTCCCTGTTATTCCTAAAGGAACGAAGTCTGAACTCATTCAAGCCTCCATT AATTTCTACTTCGTGTTGGCGATGGGAGTGAACAAGTCATTAACGATGAAATGA